One Mycolicibacter sp. MU0083 DNA window includes the following coding sequences:
- a CDS encoding CopG family transcriptional regulator gives MRTTVVLDSDVVAEIERLRRTGLGISEALNLLARRGIAAQADAPRSRYRHRAAPVGLKVDVTNVAEVLDLLDDGR, from the coding sequence GTGCGGACAACGGTGGTGCTCGACAGTGATGTCGTTGCCGAGATCGAACGGCTTCGGCGTACCGGTCTCGGGATCAGTGAAGCCCTGAATCTGCTCGCGCGCCGGGGAATCGCGGCACAGGCGGATGCGCCCAGGTCCCGATACCGTCATCGCGCCGCTCCGGTTGGGCTGAAGGTCGATGTCACCAACGTGGCCGAAGTGCTTGATCTGCTCGACGACGGCCGATGA
- a CDS encoding TA system VapC family ribonuclease toxin, with the protein MIVDANLLLYAVDADSRYNAVAAAWLEEILNGANRIGLPWQTIGAFLRIVTHPRVSANPLSASDAWAYVEDWLAVPVVWIPPAGASTARVCARLCKQIDVTGNLVPDAQLAALAVEHGVELASADSDFQRFPGLRWTNPLAAG; encoded by the coding sequence ATGATCGTCGACGCGAACCTGCTGTTGTACGCAGTAGATGCGGACAGCAGGTACAACGCGGTGGCTGCGGCGTGGTTGGAAGAGATATTGAACGGGGCCAACAGGATTGGTCTGCCATGGCAGACCATCGGCGCATTCCTGCGGATCGTCACGCATCCGCGGGTGAGTGCAAACCCGTTGAGTGCATCCGACGCCTGGGCTTACGTCGAGGACTGGCTGGCGGTACCGGTGGTCTGGATACCTCCTGCCGGAGCATCCACCGCACGCGTCTGCGCCCGACTATGCAAGCAGATTGACGTCACCGGAAACCTGGTTCCCGATGCGCAACTTGCCGCGCTGGCCGTCGAACACGGTGTCGAGCTTGCCTCGGCCGACTCCGACTTCCAGCGATTCCCCGGCCTGCGCTGGACAAACCCGTTGGCCGCCGGCTGA
- a CDS encoding fatty acyl-AMP ligase — translation MDFTPTVTIPTAATLVDLLQQQAARFADKVAFSFSYNGDDEGRSELTFRELDRRARAIAANLQRFDVTGERVLVLVRPGLDFIAGFFGCLYAGAVAVPVHQKLAPRLQVVVPDAQARFALTAAENRDATRTAVAGLPGAPEQWFFTDAGADPDAWVAPDITTDSPAAIQYTSGSTRSPKGVLLSHGNILHNVDAIRQSWNGDENARGVFWLPPHHDLGLIGGILSMVYIGASTALMSPTAFIKRPMRWLELVSAHRGVITAAPNFAYDRCVETSTPEERAALDLSCLTVAMNGAESVRATSLAAFADAFAPAGFQLSSCYPVYGLAEATLCVSAGCPTGMPGVRYLDRVALEQDRIVDVPPEDPAAATFVGCGQLRQADVAIVDPVTHQPCGPDEVGEIWVAGPNVALGYWNRPEETAATFGARLAEPGDPTRGPFLRTGDLGFLCAGEIFTTGRYKDLITIDGHNYYPNDIEFTVQQCDPVLVSGRGAAFATDATPGGVEQLVVVHEVDGARAGQTDLDAVIEAIRLAVATHHGIAADTVVLVQHVSLPTTSSGKIQRGQTRQNFVDGTLAVVAQWQTPVRELSLEELESAARIVSTLQNWGTRPG, via the coding sequence ATGGACTTCACGCCGACCGTGACCATCCCCACCGCCGCGACCCTCGTCGACCTACTGCAGCAGCAGGCCGCGCGGTTCGCCGACAAGGTGGCGTTCAGCTTCTCCTACAACGGCGACGACGAGGGCCGCAGCGAGTTGACGTTCCGCGAGCTGGACCGCCGCGCCCGGGCGATCGCGGCGAACCTGCAACGCTTCGACGTCACCGGCGAGCGGGTGCTGGTCCTGGTCCGGCCCGGCCTGGACTTCATCGCGGGTTTCTTCGGCTGCCTCTACGCCGGGGCGGTGGCGGTGCCGGTTCATCAGAAACTGGCGCCCCGCCTGCAGGTGGTGGTTCCCGACGCGCAAGCCCGATTCGCGTTGACCGCCGCCGAGAACCGCGACGCCACCCGGACCGCGGTCGCCGGGCTCCCCGGCGCGCCTGAGCAGTGGTTCTTCACCGACGCCGGCGCCGATCCGGACGCCTGGGTGGCCCCCGACATCACCACCGACTCCCCCGCCGCCATCCAGTACACGTCGGGCTCGACCCGCTCCCCCAAGGGAGTGCTGTTGAGCCACGGCAATATCTTGCACAACGTCGACGCCATCCGGCAGTCCTGGAACGGCGACGAGAACGCCCGGGGCGTGTTCTGGCTGCCGCCGCATCACGACCTGGGGCTGATCGGCGGCATCTTGTCGATGGTCTACATCGGGGCGAGCACGGCACTGATGTCGCCGACGGCGTTCATCAAACGCCCGATGCGCTGGCTGGAGCTGGTATCCGCGCATCGCGGCGTGATCACCGCCGCACCGAACTTCGCCTACGACCGGTGCGTGGAGACCAGCACACCCGAAGAGCGTGCCGCGCTGGATCTTTCCTGCCTGACCGTCGCGATGAACGGTGCCGAATCGGTGCGCGCCACGTCCCTGGCGGCGTTCGCCGATGCCTTCGCCCCGGCCGGCTTCCAGTTGTCGTCGTGCTACCCGGTGTACGGGCTGGCCGAGGCCACCCTGTGCGTATCGGCCGGCTGCCCCACCGGGATGCCCGGCGTGCGCTACCTGGATCGTGTCGCGCTCGAGCAGGACCGCATTGTCGATGTGCCTCCGGAGGATCCCGCCGCGGCGACGTTCGTGGGGTGCGGTCAGCTGCGCCAGGCCGACGTCGCCATCGTCGACCCGGTCACCCACCAACCCTGCGGCCCCGACGAAGTCGGCGAGATCTGGGTTGCCGGCCCCAATGTCGCGTTGGGTTATTGGAACCGGCCCGAGGAGACCGCGGCGACGTTCGGGGCGCGGCTGGCCGAGCCCGGAGACCCGACCCGCGGGCCGTTCCTACGCACCGGAGACCTTGGATTCCTTTGTGCCGGTGAAATTTTTACCACCGGACGCTACAAGGACCTGATCACCATCGACGGTCACAACTACTACCCCAACGACATCGAATTCACGGTGCAGCAATGCGATCCCGTGCTGGTGTCCGGCCGCGGGGCGGCGTTTGCGACCGACGCCACGCCCGGCGGTGTCGAACAACTGGTGGTGGTGCACGAGGTGGACGGCGCGCGCGCCGGGCAGACCGACCTGGATGCGGTCATCGAAGCGATCCGGCTGGCGGTCGCCACCCACCACGGCATCGCCGCCGACACCGTGGTGCTGGTGCAGCACGTCTCGCTGCCCACCACGTCGAGCGGCAAGATCCAGCGCGGTCAGACCAGGCAGAACTTCGTCGACGGCACGCTGGCGGTGGTGGCCCAGTGGCAGACCCCGGTACGGGAACTGTCGCTGGAGGAACTGGAATCGGCGGCCCGGATCGTCTCGACACTGCAGAACTGGGGAACCCGACCGGGCTGA
- the glmM gene encoding phosphoglucosamine mutase: MGRLFGTDGVRGVANRELTAELAVALGGAAAQRLSTGTGRRVAVVGRDPRASGEMLEAAVIAGLTSQGVHALRAGVLPTPAVAYLTGAYEADFGVMISASHNPMPDNGIKFFGPGGHKLDDATEDEIEDLVNAGPGLRPVGADLGRVVHAEDALDCYLRHLGDSHRTRLDGLTVVVDCAHGAASEVAPRAYRAAGATVIAINAEPDGLNINDGCGSTHLEPLRAAVAEHHADLGLAHDGDADRCLAVDADGNVVDGDAIMVVLALAMRDAGELADDTLVATVMSNLGLHLAMRAAGITVHTTDVGDRYVLEQLRAGGFTLGGEQSGHIVLPQFATTGDGVMTGLRLMARMVQTRTPLAGLAAAMRTLPQVLINVVVADKAEAVGHPAVREAVRRAEEELGESGRILLRPSGTEQLVRVMVEASDADTAQRIAEDVADAVRARH, from the coding sequence ATGGGTCGACTGTTCGGTACCGACGGCGTCCGCGGGGTCGCCAACCGGGAGCTGACCGCTGAGTTGGCGGTCGCACTGGGCGGTGCGGCGGCGCAGCGGCTGTCGACGGGCACCGGGCGCCGGGTGGCGGTGGTGGGCCGCGACCCGCGGGCCAGCGGCGAGATGCTGGAGGCGGCGGTCATCGCCGGATTGACCAGCCAGGGCGTCCACGCATTGCGTGCCGGTGTGCTGCCGACCCCGGCCGTGGCCTACCTGACCGGGGCCTACGAGGCCGATTTCGGGGTGATGATCTCCGCCTCGCACAACCCGATGCCCGACAACGGCATCAAATTCTTCGGCCCCGGTGGCCACAAACTCGACGACGCGACCGAGGACGAGATCGAGGACCTGGTCAATGCGGGGCCCGGCCTGCGCCCGGTGGGCGCCGATCTGGGCCGCGTCGTCCACGCCGAGGATGCGCTGGATTGCTACCTGCGGCATCTCGGTGACTCCCACCGGACCCGGCTCGACGGTCTGACCGTGGTGGTGGACTGCGCGCACGGCGCGGCGTCGGAAGTGGCGCCGCGCGCCTACCGGGCCGCCGGCGCCACCGTGATCGCGATCAACGCCGAGCCCGACGGGCTCAACATCAACGACGGGTGCGGTTCGACGCACCTGGAACCGTTGCGCGCCGCGGTAGCGGAGCACCACGCCGACCTGGGACTGGCGCACGACGGGGACGCCGACCGGTGCCTCGCGGTGGACGCCGACGGCAACGTGGTCGACGGCGACGCGATCATGGTGGTGTTGGCGCTGGCCATGCGTGACGCCGGCGAACTGGCCGACGACACCCTGGTGGCGACGGTGATGAGCAATCTCGGACTGCATCTGGCGATGCGTGCCGCCGGGATCACCGTGCACACCACCGACGTCGGCGATCGTTACGTCCTCGAGCAGTTGCGGGCCGGCGGATTCACCCTGGGTGGCGAGCAATCCGGTCATATCGTGCTGCCGCAGTTCGCCACCACCGGCGACGGTGTCATGACCGGTCTGCGCCTGATGGCGCGGATGGTGCAGACCCGCACGCCGCTGGCGGGTCTGGCCGCGGCGATGCGCACCCTGCCGCAGGTACTGATCAACGTCGTGGTCGCCGACAAAGCCGAGGCGGTGGGGCACCCGGCGGTGCGCGAGGCGGTACGGCGTGCCGAGGAAGAACTGGGTGAATCCGGCCGAATCCTGCTGCGCCCCTCGGGAACCGAGCAGTTGGTCCGGGTGATGGTGGAAGCCTCCGACGCGGATACCGCGCAGCGGATCGCCGAGGACGTCGCCGACGCGGTAAGAGCCCGGCACTGA
- the rpsI gene encoding 30S ribosomal protein S9 gives MTETAFEGAEAPEVEETVEVAEAVEVHDEVAPAYEPYDLGRPIQTVGRRKEAVVRVRLVPGTGKFNLDGRTLEAYFPNKVHQQLIKAPLVTVDRVDSFDVYAHLDGGGPSGQAGALRLALARALILVDPEDRPVLKKAGFLTRDPRATERKKYGLKKARKAPQYSKR, from the coding sequence ATGACCGAGACTGCATTTGAAGGCGCTGAGGCCCCCGAGGTCGAAGAGACCGTTGAGGTTGCCGAGGCCGTAGAGGTGCACGACGAGGTCGCGCCGGCCTACGAGCCCTACGACCTGGGACGGCCCATCCAGACCGTCGGCCGCCGCAAGGAGGCCGTGGTGCGGGTGCGCCTGGTGCCCGGCACCGGCAAGTTCAACCTGGACGGCCGCACCCTGGAGGCCTACTTCCCGAACAAGGTGCACCAGCAGCTGATCAAGGCTCCGCTGGTCACCGTGGACCGGGTGGACAGCTTCGACGTCTACGCCCACCTCGACGGCGGCGGCCCCTCCGGCCAGGCCGGTGCGCTGCGGCTGGCTCTGGCCCGCGCGCTCATCCTGGTGGACCCCGAAGACCGTCCGGTGCTGAAGAAGGCCGGCTTCCTGACTCGTGACCCGCGGGCCACCGAGCGCAAGAAGTACGGTCTGAAGAAGGCCCGCAAGGCTCCGCAGTACAGCAAGCGCTGA
- the rplM gene encoding 50S ribosomal protein L13 → MPTYAPKAGDTTRSWYVIDATDVVLGRLAVAAATLLRGKHKPTFAPNVDGGDFVIIINADKVAISGNKLQKKMAYRHSGYPGGLRKRSIGELMETRPDRVVEKAILGMIPHTKLGRQIQRKLHVYAGPVHPHTAQQPTPYEIKQVAQ, encoded by the coding sequence GTGCCCACCTATGCGCCGAAGGCGGGTGACACCACACGCTCGTGGTATGTCATCGACGCCACCGACGTGGTGCTCGGCCGGCTCGCCGTTGCGGCAGCAACCCTGCTGCGCGGCAAGCACAAGCCGACATTCGCGCCGAACGTTGACGGCGGTGACTTCGTCATCATCATCAACGCCGACAAGGTTGCCATCAGCGGCAACAAACTGCAGAAGAAGATGGCTTACCGTCACTCGGGCTACCCGGGCGGACTGCGCAAGCGCAGCATCGGTGAGCTGATGGAGACCCGTCCCGACCGTGTCGTGGAGAAGGCGATCCTCGGGATGATCCCGCACACCAAGCTGGGGCGTCAGATTCAGCGCAAGCTGCACGTCTACGCCGGGCCGGTGCATCCGCACACCGCCCAACAGCCGACCCCGTACGAAATCAAGCAGGTGGCGCAATGA